The following proteins are encoded in a genomic region of Kineosporia corallincola:
- a CDS encoding DUF397 domain-containing protein, whose product MTTQENTPWQKSTFSDPNGSCFQLRRNAGMIELRDTKAGPDAPVQRYTEAEALAFIEGVKAGEFDHLVN is encoded by the coding sequence ATGACAACGCAAGAAAACACTCCATGGCAGAAATCGACCTTCAGTGACCCCAATGGCTCGTGCTTCCAGCTGCGTAGAAACGCTGGGATGATCGAGCTTCGCGACACCAAGGCCGGACCTGACGCCCCAGTTCAGCGCTACACCGAGGCCGAAGCGCTCGCCTTCATCGAAGGAGTCAAGGCCGGCGAGTTCGACCATCTCGTGAACTAA
- a CDS encoding DUF5753 domain-containing protein, which translates to MATVEWVCKRLGAPSDLSERMSELAERANGRVNPSWYEKYIRKLGYTRGFDTLLELEPIAETIRVFSPIFIPGILQIPEYQLALFDVAPGLTKSNADKQVALQAKRQNGIVDRGIRIVVVITEGALRLQVGGPEVHREQLSQLVALHTADLVEIRVWSSTAGAHPGGRGEIELLTFPKEEGEPPFAYSEGYQGAECTEESDAIADHEERWSIIRDKSVPINKFAPIKELAA; encoded by the coding sequence GTGGCGACGGTGGAGTGGGTATGCAAAAGACTTGGGGCTCCCAGCGATCTCAGCGAGCGCATGTCCGAGCTGGCGGAAAGGGCGAATGGTCGCGTCAACCCCTCCTGGTATGAGAAGTACATCCGCAAGCTTGGATACACTAGAGGTTTTGACACACTGCTAGAATTGGAGCCAATCGCCGAGACCATCCGCGTATTTTCGCCGATCTTCATACCTGGGATTCTACAGATCCCTGAGTATCAGCTGGCGCTCTTCGATGTTGCACCTGGCTTGACCAAGTCAAACGCGGATAAACAGGTTGCGCTCCAGGCCAAGCGCCAGAACGGCATCGTCGATCGAGGAATCCGGATCGTTGTCGTCATTACCGAGGGCGCATTGCGCTTGCAGGTCGGCGGGCCCGAGGTCCACAGGGAGCAGCTCTCGCAACTTGTTGCGCTACACACAGCAGATCTCGTCGAAATCAGGGTGTGGTCATCGACGGCCGGGGCTCATCCTGGAGGTCGTGGCGAGATTGAACTGCTCACCTTCCCAAAAGAAGAAGGAGAACCCCCCTTCGCATACTCGGAGGGGTACCAGGGTGCCGAGTGCACTGAGGAATCCGATGCCATCGCCGACCATGAGGAGAGGTGGTCGATCATTCGAGATAAGTCAGTCCCGATCAACAAGTTCGCCCCGATCAAGGAGCTTGCAGCATGA
- a CDS encoding DUF397 domain-containing protein, producing the protein MAVFGQWVTSTASAPDNLLSVRVLHEMDATLVRDSGDPLRPALALACETWDVFVASVKAGSLAPFTVPVAIQRHRDGVTLIWNIHDPEGPVLAISAPEWAAFLTGVSRGEFDRDVAAASAGGREPSVA; encoded by the coding sequence ATGGCCGTTTTCGGTCAGTGGGTCACCAGCACGGCGTCCGCGCCGGACAATTTGTTGAGCGTACGTGTCCTCCACGAGATGGACGCGACCCTGGTCCGGGACAGCGGGGATCCGTTGCGGCCCGCATTGGCGTTGGCGTGCGAGACCTGGGACGTGTTCGTCGCGAGTGTGAAGGCCGGGTCGCTGGCGCCTTTTACGGTGCCGGTGGCGATTCAGCGGCACCGGGACGGGGTCACCCTGATCTGGAACATTCACGACCCTGAGGGGCCGGTCCTGGCGATCAGCGCCCCGGAGTGGGCGGCTTTCCTGACGGGTGTGTCCAGGGGTGAGTTCGATCGTGACGTTGCCGCGGCGAGTGCGGGAGGGCGAGAACCCTCGGTGGCATGA
- a CDS encoding class I SAM-dependent methyltransferase, whose protein sequence is MFDPLVEARRHRASKLTLRFPLLADEFDDVRCLAPEQAASIVKWVRPPTDDTGEVRVLHLGCGTGRVTGAMAQLRPDWDVTGVDREDTLVECAQDKFPPERFANMRFVVADARQFTRAGRWQVIVCDVLPALPRVAELRALTDAFAACAVEGATLLLRVPRVPNSTPHRSTREFLLPTRQKVQVTTVRTVQGGRWMGVCRRWVLEPGGVCVDRYKVRILDTAHTIRVLQQRGFVLEAVTADPDGDANVQVWRRVADPREPPPGPEETVAGHGQEPCPVMVSSGGDQA, encoded by the coding sequence ATGTTTGACCCCCTGGTGGAGGCTCGTCGGCATCGCGCTTCGAAGTTGACGCTGCGATTTCCGTTGCTGGCCGATGAGTTTGATGATGTCCGGTGTCTCGCGCCGGAGCAGGCGGCCTCGATCGTGAAGTGGGTGAGGCCGCCGACCGATGATACCGGTGAGGTGAGGGTGCTGCATCTGGGCTGCGGCACTGGGCGTGTGACGGGTGCGATGGCGCAGCTGCGCCCGGACTGGGATGTCACCGGCGTCGACCGCGAGGACACGTTGGTCGAGTGCGCGCAGGACAAGTTCCCGCCCGAGCGGTTCGCGAACATGCGGTTCGTGGTGGCCGATGCCCGCCAGTTCACCCGGGCTGGCCGGTGGCAGGTGATCGTCTGCGATGTTCTGCCGGCGCTGCCGCGGGTCGCGGAGTTGCGGGCGTTGACGGATGCGTTCGCCGCGTGTGCGGTCGAGGGTGCGACGCTGCTCCTGCGGGTGCCCCGGGTGCCGAACAGCACGCCCCACAGGAGCACACGGGAATTCTTGCTGCCGACACGGCAGAAGGTGCAGGTCACGACGGTGCGCACCGTACAGGGCGGCCGGTGGATGGGTGTGTGCCGGCGGTGGGTGCTGGAGCCCGGTGGTGTGTGCGTCGACCGGTACAAGGTCCGGATCCTCGACACCGCCCACACCATCCGCGTCCTTCAGCAGAGGGGGTTCGTGTTGGAGGCCGTGACGGCAGATCCGGACGGCGATGCGAACGTGCAGGTGTGGCGGCGGGTGGCCGACCCCCGCGAACCCCCG